ACGCGTTCACCGTTGTCCTTGTTCGTCTGGAGGATGATAAACTGGCCGGCCTTACGCTCTTGAGCGATCAGCGGGGCCTCGACGCGGAATTGGAATACCGCAGGAGATAACTGCTTTTTAAAGAGAATTTTTGCCATAGTGGCACAAATTTAGATAAATGGGCTGTGGCCTAAAAGCGAAACTTTTGTAAAAAGATGCTCCAAAAAGGCAAGATATGCCCTAGATTGGGGGTACGAAGGCCGCACGGGCACCCTTGTATAAATTTTGAAAGGATTTTAAAAGGTCGGAGCCGGGCTGGGCTACTTCTGCAAGAACTGGAGGATGCGGTCCTTATATTCTTTGAGTTCGTCGAAAACGGCGTGGCCGTAGCCTTCGAACATCGCGAATTCGCAGGGGACGCCTGCGGCATTGAGCTTATCTACAATCTTTTCGGAGGCGATGGGCAAGACTACGCGGTCGTCGCTCGCGGCGAGCACGAGCACCGGGCATTTGATGCTTGCGAGCATGTCGCCGGTATCCACGTTGTCGCACTCGCGGGCGAAAATGGCGAAGCGGTCCATCTCGGCTTCGGATACGTCGCGGTACATCATGAGCAGCGCGCGGCGGTAGCGTTCTGCGAATTTCGTAGAGAAACAGTCGCGGATGAAATTGTCGACCAGAGTTTCGCGGTCATGTGCGCGGGCGAGACGTGCCCAGTTCCCGATGACTTCGAGCTGCTGCGGTTCCGGCTTGGACGTCGAGCATCCGAGAACGAGCTTCTGGACCATTTCCGGGTGAGTCGCCGCGATATGCTGGGCCACCATGCCTCCCTGAGACATGCCGTAC
This DNA window, taken from Fibrobacter sp., encodes the following:
- a CDS encoding alpha/beta hydrolase; the encoded protein is MSENLVHCVRTDGFEMEYAQFGNGAKPLVVIPGLAIKSVMKSAASLQVQYKMFAEDYTLYFFDRRKDVEPGYSLAEMARDQVLAIQALGLKDVALYGMSQGGMVAQHIAATHPEMVQKLVLGCSTSKPEPQQLEVIGNWARLARAHDRETLVDNFIRDCFSTKFAERYRRALLMMYRDVSEAEMDRFAIFARECDNVDTGDMLASIKCPVLVLAASDDRVVLPIASEKIVDKLNAAGVPCEFAMFEGYGHAVFDELKEYKDRILQFLQK